The sequence AAAACTAATTTGGCAAGCATCTGTAAAGTAATCCTGTCCCTTGATTGATAAATGTTATATAGGTATTAAGCTAGATGTGCTTCTTATAGGTTCAAGCCAGCTGTTGTGAAGGAATGCATTCGAGACATTCTGAGAGAACAACTGTCTGGTGTGGACTATGATCCCGAAGAGGTTCCACTTTTGTCTCGCAATTTGGCAGACTGTATCAAGGACAAACTAAAGAGTGGGCATCTTTTAATGGATAAACTCATAAcccaatacatacacacaccctcaaacccATTTCAAATcccatttatttttgtttcctAAATGTTATCTGTATTTAATAACAGAGATGGGCTTTGACCGATACAAGCTTGTTGTGCAAGTGGTTATTGGAGAGCAACGAGGAGAAGGAGTCAAGTGAGTTATGTGGGGCTTGGATGTAATTTGTTTATTGTGTACAACACCAGTATACAATAATATTacttacaatatatatatatatatatatatatatatatatatatatatatatatatatatatatatatatttacacgtCACTCTACCCAACCTTATTTAACCTTGGTTTGTCACATTCTGAAAGATGATTCTATTTCTAAACTTGTCATCTTGCATGAACTATGCATGACATCTAGTGGTCTTTTAAACGGAAAACTAGAATGTACTGTATGATTCATGATCTGCATTTAAATGCTGAAGTGTTTATTCTCAGTTTGAAAACAACATTCTCCATTGTACAAAAACAATTTgctgtttaaaaaaacacaaaaaacaaaaaccctCTGTTGTCAAATTTCTTTACCAACTTATTGTGGCCCTTCCTCTTTTCCTTGCTCTGCAGAATGGCTGCCAGGTGTTTCTGGGATGCTGACACAGATAACTACGCTCAGGACATTTTTATGAATGTAAGCTTATTAGGCTGTGTCTGTAATATCATCCTTTCCAAATGGTTAAGTGCATTGTTAAtgttctctgtttgtctgtttctgCAGGACAGCCTATTCTGTGTGGCTGCTGCGTTTGGCAGCTATTATTACTGAGGACCTAAGAACAAAATGACATCACCAGAAGTTTGCTCTTTAAGCACTGCTCTGGGCTATACGTCTGACCACTGACACTGGTAATGTGACTGAACTTTAAATGAGGGTACATTGACAGGGATGTTGTCGTCTCAGACATACGGAACTTGCCCTTTTGTAGGACGTGGTGTAGGCCTATTTTAAGAACTTGAGCAATGCGTTTTTGTGTATAGTGTAGGATATTTTTGTCAGAAGGATTTTGGTCAAAACAGTCAGAGATGGAATCTCTTTCAAAATCAAGATGACTCGATGGTTTATTCACCGATGCAGCAGTTGATACAGGAATACATAAAAAGCATAGACATCTAAAACCTAGCACATTATATAGTGAAAATGAAgaaatccccctccctccataatCCTATTTCCCAATATTGCCCCATAATCTTCCCTAGTTTGTTCTCTTGTTCCCCATGATGCGTCATGTGTACAAGCTGCCTATCTCTAATGTCCGCTCGACCCCATCTAtgttccctttcctcctcttgaGGAGGACACAGAAACTCCAAACAAGGAGCCTAGCTGGcccatccccttctccttcaGAACTCTGGCAACACCCCTAGTCTCCCCACTATTCTGTGCCAACAGAATGTGTTGTTTACAACTTGTGGCATCTTTCTCTGAGATGTTAACATGCACAGGACACAAGTTGACAGATGATGCAACCCAGACCTCGGCCTTCTTCCCTGCTAGGAACTCCCCACATATTAGCCTATGTGACCTATAATCAATCAATTTTTGGCCACAACAATAACTATAGACTGTAGTGGGCAGTCACATCATTGTCACAAGGAGAGCCGAGGCCTTGGGAGACTGCAGACACAAGCAAAACTATTTTAGAAGTTTAGAAGTTAGTCACATTCATTATTCATGTGCACTGAAATCCTACATGTCGCTTACAATGTTCTCTGAGTACTTCAAATGTCCTCTCTTAAGTTCCCGATGGCGTTGCAACGgaaaaaatgttattaataaatTATGATATAAATATATCGATTCTTTTAATAATTTAGGAAGAATTAAATTTTACATTCTGAATAAAGGATGTGTTGTCGTTGATGTCTGCAAGTCAATTCACCTCTGCAAACGCATGATTCTGCATGTCTTTGAGGAGTttcgtctgactgtctgacactTCAGCTCGGGTACTTTTATGATACAAGAGGTTCTCAAACATGGTAACCATTATTATGAAGAGGTCTAACACATTCTATGCATTTTAACTTCACAAAAATATAGCTTTTTCTTATTGTCTATGGCAGAATGGGTTTCATGATAACATTTTGCAATTCTCAGTATGTATAATGGCATCCTGGCATCACTTATGGTCATCACAAGAGTAAAGAAAATGACTCTGGGACTAAACGTTTAAAAGAGGAGCTctcaacccttgtgctgccttcgggtcacatgacccaaaggttcacaacgaaccatcgttgtgtttacccaattttacccaatacaaaaacgaatgaatagcattttcttttaaccttcacaatgtggggggtgtgagacagcccgatggttaaaataaaatgcttcactttgtttttgtatgcggtaaagttgtcgcaatacaacggtgggtcacaatgactgatgggtcagaatgaccccgaagagaacacaagggttaaaaagatGCTCTCGCTCATTTTGCTCATTACTGACTGCGGAGTGAGATTGGATTTAGATTTTTTCTTAAAGGCGTCACTTAATGGCTTTCTCCCTCAAGCCGGGATCCACTACCCAACACTGTGCTTTCCAAAAAGGAGTGCTTGAACCCAGCAATAACTACAGTTGTGCCCCAAGGGCACAGCCATTTTGTAAGACTAATTGCTGTCAGGAAAAtaagaaagacagacatggtACAATAGAattgtaacatttacatttatgcatttagcagatgcttttatccaaagcgacttccaagagagagctttacaaaagagcataggtcactgatcataacaacgagatagcccccaaacattgcgagcagccaaaacatgaagcatacattgtgaaaaaacaaataagtgccaaagggaagaaccataagagcatgcagttaaacaagttacaattaaacaacatgaaactcaaaaagtgtaaGAGTGTACctttagaaaaacaatcaacagtaacatatttcacagcgagtacaataatttaaaaccatgacaactaaccaacaagagcaacaagtctctcaataagagtcactgtgatcctggaggaaactaacatcaggtccagccaagcattcctaggTGCTGTTGTACTGCCGTAACATGGGACAGGCCAAGTATTGAAGCCAAATATAGAATATGTATTCTGTTTGTCACCGATCTGTCTTCGGGTTTTGTCGAGCTGCAGAAACCTTTATTCATCTATGGAGATTACGGTGAAATACTGCAATTTTAAAATCATTTGGACTGAAGTGCATGAACGCTGGCTCTAAAACGCCTGTCTTCTTCTTGGTCCCTGGAGCTGTTTCTCTACTTGACTCTTTCTGTCAGCATCTGTTTGCTcagtgaccatgtgtgtgtctaatacagaaatcccaacctgcagagactcaattccgggaggtggcttcccccccccccgggacccAATCCgcacgcatgatgtaccccctcaaccagcacgtacaccccccctccccgggacgcaatcaggacgcgcAATATGCACCTGTTTCGACCATAAATTACCATTGCACAGTCTTGCCCtcgctctaaatacaaaatccctgaATTCCTGGAAATTGTATAGCGTTTGCGGGCGtccgggagccgctattgaaatgcgggagactcccggaacttccgggagacttgggatgtctgctaaTAGACAGTATTTTCAGTCACATGTCCCCTACACTGGTGACAGGATTTCTCTCCACACCCTAATATGGCAAAATGTTCAAGCCTGTAATTATAGTCTTTGTCACAGGATAAAAACACATGAAGGTTTATCTCTCCATGATTAACAAAGATAATGATGCAGAGCCTGTCTTCAAGCTAAAGCATTAGGCATGCCTTCGTCCATGTTATTTGCTTCTCCAAGGGATATCAAGTAATGTCAGTGTGAAGTCCTTTCAGTTCGTCAGAGCTATTTGTGTAGCATCGTAATTGCAGACGGGCTACTATCACTTAATTTCTGCAATCAAACCCAAATGCAATGGAAAAGAACTCCCAACGGGATGAAGGTAATGAGCTGTGTGTAGTTTGTTCTAATCGGATTAGCCTAATTAGCTAAACCATCCCTGACATCATTACATAGACTCTAGCTCTATTATGGTAAACATATTGAAAAAGTTTTAAAACTCGGAAACCAAATACCCATAAAGAGGAATAGCAATTACAGCTGTCTAAAACTCCATAAATAGAATggatctctccctttctctcctagaTTTCCCCCAACAATATCCAATTCTGATGAGATGCATTTAACCTCACATGGTAATGGTTGGAGCTGTGACTAGTTTCCCAAACAGCAATCTCACACATCAGCCATCCTTCAGATACCATTTTTCGAACACAAATTTCATAAGCGTTAGTATGTGCTTGGCTTTCTATCAAGCCACTGAGTGGAGTCTTTGATTATAGTCATTACTGTTGAGTGATTCATTCAACTGGGAATTATTGAGTCAATCTATATACATATGATATTATACCTGATATTATACTTTGACAGCCAACGAAATAGGCATTGAAGagttgtgcatgtgtttgtgtgtgcctgtttgtgtgcacCAACATTTCACCTTTTTGTATTTTTCCTGTCTATGAAGATATCATTTGAGGATCTTGTACAAATCGATGATCAGTGACAACCAATCATCTGTGACACAGACATTGAACATTTAGGCTAGTAACAGAACAAGTTCAGTCTATTCATGACTCATGTCTGAGGTAGTTCAATCAGTATCCGATAACTGATTATGAAAGCTCTAGAGGACTGAGACAGAACTCCTTTTCGTTGCACACCTCCCCAATATGTAAATTGTCAAACACCTGTTTTCTAAGCCACAGGATACCAATCTGTCTCAAGTAGCTACATGTTTGAAAGGTTTAAGAATAATTCAAATGCAATGATTAGTGGCAGTTGTATTTCTGGACTTAGATAATTATCAGGGTTTAGCTAAACGGTACAGGTATGGATTTGCAACACTAAACATTGCCTGCTGCAAAAAGAAAAACGGTCACTTACCACCCATGGCATTCATGTCTATTTTGATCCACTGTCACCCTCATCTACATTCATTTCCTGGCACAATACAAAAACCTAATCTCAGTATGCctcattttatttgttttgttggAAAGGTATTTGTCATTTGGGAACACATTGAACTAGGTATATACGGTATAATCCGCTTTTACAATATTCTGCTAAAATTGAATCATCTGGCCCTGATGGACCACAATTTTAAAGTTAATATTACATGACAGAAAACAATCCTCACCTCTGTTACATGACCTCAAAGTGAACTTTTAAAGACATGCGATACCTTAAACCTGGATCTAACCTGAAAAACCCAGTGCACAAGTTTATTAAAGATTAAAAAGAACACTATAAATGAATTTTATGCAACTTGGTGTAAATCAAAAAATTGATTTGTTTTCACCTCATCAAACCTGGCACATCAAGACCAAACCTGTAAATGAAACGGCCATTTTAAGGGCTGATAAGTAGCTTTGAGTTAGTTGACAATTTGCAGAGCTGGCAGTTTGCAGATGTTTGTAGGACACAATGTATGTTACTTAATGTACCAATGAGTGTCCACAGAGGCTGCTAGTATTAATTACACTGGACAAACGTGTTTGTCCAGAGGAGGTCAGCTTCTGGTAAATATTTTGTTTAATTTATATAGGATATTTTCATCAGAAGGATTTCAGGTCAAAAAGTCTGAGTGGAATATCTTTCAATATCAAGGCAACTTGGAAGGTTTATTCAGCAATGGATACAGGAAGACAAAAAGCTAGCTGAGGCCACCATGTGTACCCACTCATCTGTCTACGGACAACTCAACCTGCTCGCTCCCTCAAAGGACACAGATTCTCAAAACGGAAGCACTAACTCATCTACTTGGCCTTACTTCTATGGGCTTCTTCTACTAACTTGGCAACACCCCTCTGCCCTGTTCCCTGAGTGTCATGATTCTTAGTCACAACTCCTCTGAGGAATGAAAACAGATAACCCCAGATGGGACAATGGTGCGTAGCCCTACCATGTAGGCACATCCTTGATTCTAACCTCTAGCCTGCCGTTACGCGCCTTCCAATGGCCCGGGAGAGGATGAGAACGCAACTGCCCACGGCCATACACAGTGGTTAAGGGAATTGGAGGGATGGTGAGGGTAATGTCAATAATTGTCTGCCACAACCAAAATGccgttacacaaacacagggaattTAATAGTACaacacatacatatatttaGTCaatagggagggaggacaaCAGGCAAAGGGGTTTAAGAGTAGGGCAGTACCAGCGGTCCGTCAAATCAAAGAAACCATACAAAGAAAGACCCTGAACTTCCCTACGCCTCTAATCCTGCCTGTCACAAGCTACGCTAACACAATTGATCTCACTGCTACAATACACTGGGTGACAGCCGCTAGCTTCTATTCTAGTGTATATAACAGTAAGTTACCTACGGGTGTATGTGAACCCCGGGGTATCTTACCTAGGCTTACTCCACAGACGTCTAGGACAAGGAccagtgtttacatttagtcatttagcagacgctcttatccagagcgacttacagtaagtacagggacattcccccgaggaaagtagggtgaagtgccttgcccaaggacacaacgtcatttggttagcatagccgggaatctaactagaaaccttctgattactagcccgattccctcacccctcagccacctgactctcttgCCCAATGCCCAATGTGTTACAAACACATTGGGCATCCAATTAATCACTTAAAAGCTTTCACAATCAAACCCTCCACAAACTTTTACCTACTTGCTCAACGAAAatccttacacccccccccccacactcttatAGGGTGATGGGCTCTCCTGATTGGTCAACGAGGAGCTCTCCTGATCCTGACGAGCTTGATGGTCACACCCACCTCATCAGCAGGAAACTCACCACACCTGGGAGGAATTATCGAGGAGAGAAGAAACAAACAGCCCAGCtccccaaagagagagagagaccgtaaCACCTGCACTATCAATCAATTTTACGCTTCAACATTTGGTTAAGTTCTCTTGACAGCAATGAAGCAGAGATGTGGGCCCACTGCTTGTGTGCTGTAGGAGCAGTGACTGTATTTTAGTTGACATCCACTGGTGGCAGCCTAGATATTGAAGTGTCTGTTTGCTTTAGCCAAATCTGCTCTTTGCTTCTATGGAGACTGGCTCCCTTGAGACTCCCTTGAGACTCCTCAGAATGATATAATACATTATTTATAATATACTGTAAATTCGTATTTATTCCAACAAAAACTGGAAAGGAAGTAATgattgataaaaaataaaataaaataaaatatatatatatatatatatatatatagttatgGTTTTCAGATGACCTGACTACTACCTGAAAAGGTTGTGGAGTCAGGGCCTTGGAGAGTCCCCCTTACATGAGTTAAAAACAGGCCCCTGTAAGATTGTTGGCCCTACCAGTGATATTGAAGATTTGTATTATATTGGATTGTATTTGTATATTTGTTCAAGAGAAGTGCTCTGGGGCTGAAATGTGTCTAACTCATGATATAAATGGTTTTACTTTGAGGTGACTTTTTTATAACTGCTACCATTCAACAGATAAATAGAGAAGAAATGTTGTTAAATAATTTGTGGAAGTGAGCAATGAAATTAACATGCAAAGCAACAGTTTTTATTGCCCGGAGCTAGTACaacaacaaaatgtaacaaattaGAGACTCTAACTTGTGCTAAACTTGGTCTTAAAGTAAAAATACATGCTTACATTTTTTAAGCAATCACAGAGAGTATTGGGAAAAAGCTTAATACTGTAAATGTGTACAATCCCCCATCAACTGCACAATAACCATCAGAAGGACctaaaagaccccccccccccccccccaaaaaaaaaccgaAATGATTGATCGAGCACAGCCCCAATGGCAGTAAAAACAGCCCAACATGTTACATCGACTCAGAACCAGTCGACATGGTTGTTAGGCCGGCACCGCTACGAAAGGAAGCAACCCCGACGCAGACCTGCTGGTGTTCTTTACTCAACTTCAACTGGATCTGTCCTCGTTTGTCAGAATACTCCACTCACCTGCTCATCCAGGCCACAGATCTCCCATTGTCTACTGTAGGTTTCTCCTTGCGGCCTACCGGCATGTGCAGTACGCCCTCTGCAGAAAATCCAGAATGTAGCTGACTGCCTAATCTTCAAGCTTCAAGAAGTACTTGCATACAAATCCTCTGCTGAACTTGCTCCACTGGTAGCTGGTCAGGTTCAAAACCCTGACCCTTAACATATGTTTCGACCAGAAGCGTGAGCCCCTTCAGGATCCTCCAGATCCAGGGCATGCAAATCGTTGACAAGCTTAGCTGATGTCAGAGTGAGCAGCCATGGGGTTTAGATAGACAGCAACTTGAAGGGATCAGGTCAGTTGGTTCGAACGTTATTACGTTTAAAATCCCAACACAGGCGTGCACTTAACAGTGGATGACTATAATTTTTTGTCAAATATGAACTACAGGAAAGACAAAGTGCTCTCAATCTGGCAGCACACCAGGTCaataccttacatttacattttacatgcatttagacacttttatccaaagcaacttccaagagagagctttacaaaagtgcataggtcactgatcataacaacgagacgccccaaacattgcaggtagcccCATGAAGcctacattgtgaaaactaaataagggaagaaccacaagagcatgtagttgaacaagttacagttaaacaattaaacagcatgaacctcaacaagtgcaagggtgtacctgtggaaaaaagcaagaaacaaaaatatattataccgcaagtacaaaagttttaagtcacttacaactaaccaacaagagcaacaagtctctcaataagagtcattgtgatcctggaggaaaaatcagatccagccaatcattcctaagtaccgttgcactcccggaacaagtgcgtattgagccttttcttgaaggtggggagacagtcagtgtctctgatggaggtgggcagttgattccaccattggggggccagacaggagaagagcttgtgctGGGACAGggcactcttgagcggtgggaccaccagactgcTCGgcaggtcagtaccagagtcttgaatctgatatgggccgtgatgggaagccagtggagggagatgtggagcggggtaacatgggagcgtctgggtagattgaagaccaggcgggctgccgCATTCTGAAGCCTCTGGAgggggcgggttgcgcatgctgggagaccggcgagcagcgagttgcagtagtccaactttgataGGACAAGTgattggactagcagctgggtggaatgatcagacaggtatctcctgatctcccggatgttgtagagggtgaatctacacgaccgggagaccgcagcaatgtgggctgtgagggagagcttgtcatccatggtcacaccgaggttcctggcagaggatgaaggggtcaccgtcacagatcccagggtgattgggAGATAGGGAGATCGTGGGacatggagggtttggccggcatgatgaggagttctgttttggcgaggttcagctggaagtggtgcttggtcatccaggcggagatgtcagtgaggcaggccttgattctagctgagatccccggatcagtcaggGGGATcaacaggtacagctgtgtgtcgtcagcgtagcagtggtaggaggaGCCATGGAATACCTGCCTTGGGAAACATTCCATTTACTTCCGCAAAGTTTTGAAGTGGAAAAGGATCTAGCACCTTGAATGGAGCGAATCAAGATGGTGCCCTCATTGTGATAGGACCCTATCAGGAGCCAGGTCAAGAGAGGTGTGCGTTTCCTAGCATCGCCAATTTAGGTCCTGTCTTTGACTACAGGTCCCCTCTCGAGAAGGTCCGTTCAGAATCCCATCAAAGAGTGAAGGGAAGCCAAACCCCCTGTTTAAATCCCTAAAGGATGGACAATCCAGGGTAATAAAAAAGGGTAACAACATATTCCCATCCCATCGAGCAATGCTATCTTGGGGATGGGGTAGGGGGTGTGGGCACCCATTGTCCCAAACCCTTTCAAattgagtgggggtggggggaggcagggtcaAAGGTTCCAACCCTCCCATGTCCTGTTCTCCTTCTCAGCTCTCCATGCTGGCGGTGCAAACCAAGGTCAATGGCGCGGAGGCCCTCGTCGACCCAGCAGTGGCAGGGTATTGGTCGAGTCAGATATGTCTGCGCCTAACCTAGGGAACTTGGGTATTTCATGTGAGCCCCTCATTTTATGTAAAAAGTAGATTTATTGAGGGTTTAGACAgagttttgttttgttaaacTGTCAGAGAGTGTAGATGCTAAGATTTGTAGCCTTAATGACATTGAATTTAAACTGTAGTCAAAGAAATTCTGGAACATTCCCATGGTAAATTTCCGAATGTATCTTCAGCTTTTGTTTTCCATTTCCGGAGCACACCCAAccttgtatgtgttgtgtgttggaagaggtTAATTAAAACACAGACTAAATGTTTTGTGTTCTCAAGCACAATACACGTTTTCTGAATATTGGGTTTTACTGAGAAACTCTCCCTATCCTTAACCATTCTAATCTCCCTGAGCCAGTTGAACCAGTGAAAATCCGATTGTATTCCACGTTACTTTCAATGTCTCCTTTTATCAGTAGAAAGCTAACCTAACTTCATAGACTAGATTCAACTCAGTAGGTGATTGTATCTCATGAATCTTAACAGTTCATTTGTCCTTCAGTGTCTTTCAACCAAAGCTTCAAAGACAGATAAACTGGGACACTCAGGCACATGAAGCTATGCTAAACAAAACAGTTGGGAGCCAGTGGGCTCATGTTTAGCATGCAGCCGATGGACTCTCCAGAAAGTTCAGCAGCATTTGGGAACTTTGCAAACACACCGGGTTGAGACAAATATGCTGTCAAACTAGCATCTAAAAATATGATGTGATATTGTGACAGTTATGTACAGTTATTGGTTCCTTTCTGTACATGACTACAAATGTCAGGAAACCATATAATCATGCCTTTTATTGCGAGATCCAGGTCTCCATGGTTTAGTGCCGCTCACCATGGCGACGAatgcatttatattttatatactcCAGGTATTTGCTCCTTCTATGTGAGTTTTATTTATAGCTCATGAGTGGGACATAAGATGTTGTGTTCCGTATTGTCTGCAGAAGAGCCATTGTAAGCTTCTTCATTCCGTATTTTCTTTAATGATCTAAATCACAGGTTTTAAATAGAAAAACGTATTTCTGGTACAAGCAAAATAGTATACTAAATGattgttattattgttggaTTTAGAATAATAGAACTATAGAGTACAAGCCAATTCATGTTTTATGCTAAATTGTATGTAATGTCTCACAGATGTCATCAAGTTGCTTCTCAGTATCATGACCCACTCCGGCATTCAATCTTGGGGTATTCCTGACTACACCTACATGGGTGGGTGGTATTTCTacagaggagtgagtttaacccttgtgttatcttcgggtcattctgacccatcagtcgttgtgacccaccgtcgtattgcaacaactttaccgcatacaaaaacaaagtgtagcattttcttttaaccgttgcgatggttaaaagaaaattatttttatttgtttttgtattgggtaaatttggctaaacacaacgatggttcgttatgaacctttgggtcatgtgatccgaaggcagcacaagggttaaccaatTCGGTGACAAATACACACTGTAAATGTATGCACTTTGTATAATTACTTCCTAAAGCGAGATGTACTAACATTCTGGAGAAGCAATTGTCTTCCGAGTGTTGTGTGTCTTCTCCAGGAATCAACAAGAGGAAGGAACGGCCCTGTGTCCATCTCTTTGCACCATGTGACCCTCGTGACATGGTGCATGTATGCCCATTCTTCTTGTTTGCTTTCGTTCTTCTGTTTACAGAGATCGATTGAAAAGACTCCTTCTAGCTCATGTGGCCTTTGTGTAACCTTATTTGAAATGGATGAACCAACGAAAGGGAAGTCATAGTCCCATTCGGCTAGCGGGTGTAACTGTAAGACTGAGGACAGATATCCGTTTACTGGTAGCAGTACTCCAGATGACATTTAAAGCCCCTATTCCTTTCCTTGATGTCATCCCTTTGGCTAAAACAGCAAGTGAATGCTTATAGAAAAAAAGACACAATACAGCTGCAGACTGCACCTTTTCTTTAACCATCTCAGACACAGGTTGGTACTTCATTCTCTGAAGGGAGGAAATTGGATTTGTAACATCAGTTTTATCTCTTCCACACAGCAAGTGCTTCAGGTACGCTGCTACATTGTCATACATCATGAGAAAAGCACCCTCAAAAAGGTTATGAGGAATGCTTGTACATCCGTGTATAACCCATTGTTGTAATCACTACATTTTCCtcacctttccctccctctcagctttATGAGGAAGTCAGAAAAATCCCCAGATTCATTCTAAAATGACAACAGTTTAGGCCAGCTGCAAGATCGAGCCATGTGATCAAACACTGCATATTAAAGGGTT is a genomic window of Osmerus mordax isolate fOsmMor3 chromosome 26, fOsmMor3.pri, whole genome shotgun sequence containing:
- the dynlt2b gene encoding dynein light chain Tctex-type protein 2B, with protein sequence MEGSHTAGNTYLIRPNYQHKFKPAVVKECIRDILREQLSGVDYDPEEVPLLSRNLADCIKDKLKKMGFDRYKLVVQVVIGEQRGEGVKMAARCFWDADTDNYAQDIFMNDSLFCVAAAFGSYYY